Proteins from a genomic interval of Molothrus ater isolate BHLD 08-10-18 breed brown headed cowbird chromosome 10, BPBGC_Mater_1.1, whole genome shotgun sequence:
- the PFKL gene encoding ATP-dependent 6-phosphofructokinase, liver type: MAAAELERLRMAGAGMAIAVLTSGGDAQGMNAAVRAVTRMGIYVGAKVFLIYEGYEGLVEGGDNIKQANWLSVSNIIQLGGTVIGSARCKAFTTRAGRLRAARNLVEHGITNLCVIGGDGSLTGADIFRSEWAGLLEELVRDGQISEEVARKNCHLNIVGLVGSIDNDFCGTDMTIGTDSALHRIMEVVDAITTTAQSHQRTFVLEVMGRHCGYLALVSGLASGADWLFIPESPPEDGWEDLMCERLGETRSRGSRLNIIIIAEGAIDRSGKPISSNYVKDLVVQRLGFDTRVTVLGHVQRGGTPSAFDRVLSSKMGMEAVMALLEATPDTPACVVSHSGNQSVRLPLMECVQVTKDVQKAMDEKRFDEAIQLRGRSFENNWNIYKLLAHQKPAQEKSPFSMAILNVGAPAAGMNAAVRSAVRIGICQGHTIYVVSDGFEGLAKGQVREVGWHDVAGWLGRGGSMLGTKRTLPKTCMEKIVENVRKFNIQGLLVIGGFEAYEGVLQLVEARGQYEELCIVMCVIPATISNNVPGTDFSLGSDTAVNAAMESCDRIKQSASGTKRRVFIVETMGGYCGYLSTVTGIAVGADAAYVYEDPFTIHDLKANVEHLTDKMKTDIQRGLVLRNEKCHEHYTTEFLYNLYSSEGKGIFDCRINVLGHLQQGGAPTPFDRNYGTKLGVKAVLWMSEKLQQVYSKGRVFANSGDTACVIGLRKKVVAFSPVTELKKVTDFEHRLPQEQWWLNLRLMLKMLANYQISLTEYISGQMEHVTRRTLSIEKGF; this comes from the exons ATGGCGGCGGCGGAGCTGGAGCGGCTGCGGATGGCGGGGGCCGGGATGGCCATCGCCGTCCTCACCAGCGGCGGCGACGCGCAAG GCATGAACGCCGCTGTCCGCGCTGTCACCCGCATGGGGATATACGTGGGAGCCAAGGTCTTCCTCATCTATGAG gGCTACGAGGGGCTGGTGGAGGGAGGTGACAACATCAAACAAGCCAACTGGCTCAGCGTCTCCAACATCATCCAGCTG GGCGGGACGGTGATCGGCAGTGCCCGCTGCAAGGCCTTCACCACGCGGGCAGGCCGGCTCCGCGCCGCCCGCAACCTGGTGGAGCACGGCATCACCAACCTGTGCGTCATCGGCGGCGACGGCAGCCTCACCGGAGCCGACATCTTCCGCTCCGAGTGGGCTGGGCTGCTCGAGGAGCTGGTCCGAGATG GGCAGATCAGCGAAGAGGTGGCGAGGAAGAACTGCCACCTGAACATCGTGGGGCTGGTGGGCTCCATCGACAATGACTTCTGCGGCACCGACATGACCATCGGCACCGACTCGGCGCTGCACCGCATCATGGAGGTCGTGGACGCCATCACCACCACGGCACAGAG CCACCAGCGGACGTTCGTGCTAGAGGTGATGGGTCGCCACTGCGG GTACCTGGCGCTGGTGTCCGGCCTGGCCTCAGGCGCTGACTGGCTCTTCATCCCTGAATCCCCTCCAGAGGATGGCTGGGAGGACCTCATGTGCGAGAGGCTTGGGGAG ACACGCAGCCGGGGCTCGCGGCtcaacatcatcatcatcgcCGAGGGCGCCATCGACCGCAGCGGCAAACCCATCTCCTCCAACTACGTGAAGGAT CTGGTGGTGCAACGCCTGGGCTTCGACACCCGGGTCACCGTCCTCGGCCACGTGCAGCGCGGAGGGACCCCGTCCGCCTTTGACCGTGTGCTG AGCAGCAAGATGGGGATGGAGGCGGTGATGGCGCTGCTGGAGGCCACACCGGACACCCCGGCCTGTGTGGTCAGCCACTCTGGGAACCAGTCGGTGCGGCTGCCGCTCATGGAGTGTGTCCAGGTG ACAAAAGATGTACAGAAGGCCATGGATGAGAAGAGGTTTGACGAGGCCATCCAGCTCCGTGgaag GAGCTTTGAGAACAACTGGAACATCTACAAGCTGCTGGCGCACCAGAAGCCAGCTCAGGAGAAG AGCCCCTTTAGCATGGCCATTCTGAACGTGGGAGCACCGGCCGCCGGCATGAACGCTGCGGTGCGCTCAGCCGTGCGCATTGGCATCTGCCAGGGACACACCATCTACGTGGTCAGTGACGGCTTCGAGGGCCTGGCCAAGGGGCAG GTCCGCGAGGTGGGCTGGCATGACGTGGCAGGATGGCTGGGCCGTGGCGGCTCCATGCTGGGCACCAAGCG GACGCTGCCCAAGACCTGCATGGAGAAGATCGTGGAGAACGTGCGCAAGTTCAAcatccaggggctgctggtCATTGGGGGCTTTGAG GCGTACGAgggggtgctgcagctggtggaGGCTCGTGGGCAGTATGAGGAGCTCTGCATCGTCATGTGTGTCATCCCCGCCACCATCAGCAACAACGTGCCCGGCACCGACTTCAGCCTGGGCTCTGACACAGCTGTCAATGCTGCCATGGAG AGCTGTGACCGCATCAAGCAGTCAGCCTCGGGCACCAAGCGCCGCGTGTTCATTGTGGAGACCATGGGGGGCTACTGCGGGTACCTGTCCACGGTCACCGGCATCGCCGTGGGCGCCGACGCTGCCTACGTCTATGAAGATCCCTTCACTATCCATGACTTAAAG GCCAACGTGGAGCACTTGACTGACAAAATGAAGACAGATATTCAGAGAGGGCTGGTGCTGCG caatGAGAAGTGCCACGAGCACTACACCACCGAGTTCCTCTACAACCTTTACTCCTCCGAGGGCAAAGGCATCTTTGACTGCAGGATCAATGTCCTGGGCCACCTCCAGCAG GGGGGAGCCCCGACCCCCTTTGACCGGAACTATGGGACCAAGCTGGGAGTGAAGGCGGTGCTGTGGATgtcagagaagctgcagcaagTCTACAGCAAGG GACGTGTGTTTGCCAACTCTGGAGACACTGCCTGTGTGATCGGGCTGCGGAAGAAGGTGGTGGCCTTCAGCCCtgtgacagagctcaagaaagTCACGGATTTTGA gcacaggctgccccaggagcagtGGTGGCTGAACCTACGGCTGATGCTGAAGATGCTTGCCAACTACCAGATCAGCCTCACCGAGTACATCTCGGGGCAGATGGAGCACGTCACCCGTCGCACCCTCAGCATCGAGAAGGGCTTCTAG
- the PROCR gene encoding LOW QUALITY PROTEIN: endothelial protein C receptor (The sequence of the model RefSeq protein was modified relative to this genomic sequence to represent the inferred CDS: deleted 1 base in 1 codon) — MLRLLLLGGILGCGAEQAAPLAFTMLQLTRVYKGNSMFRGNASLNGQLSHVLEGNNVTQVLPLEPPDAWARRQDEVITYLGNFRKLVMFFNKERPTDFTHHLCCHLGCRLYPNGTAQSFYEVTLNRTAFLSFHVPSATWERRWPGESQVATFAQQQLMKYPITTQDLQYFLNTTCVSLLQAQSARTGRVSGRSRTPLVLGLVLGSLGLLGMALGIFLCTGGSC; from the exons AtgctgcggctgctgctgctcggcGGGatcctgggctgtggggctgagcaggcag CTCCGCTCGCCTTCACCATGCTCCAGCTGACCCGCGTCTACAAGGGCAATTCCATGTTCCGGGGGAACGCCAGCCTGAATGGGCAGCTCAGCCATGTCCTGGAAGGGAATAATGTCACCCAGGTGCTCCCGCTGGAGCCTCCAGACGCCTGGGCCCGGCGGCAGGACGAGGTGATCACCTACCTGGGGAACTTCAGGAAGCTGGTGATGTTCTTCAACAAGGAGAGACCCACCGATT tcaCCCATCACCTGTGCTGCCACCTCGGCTGCCGCCTCTACCCCAACggcacagcccagagcttcTACGAGGTGACCCTCAACAGGACGGCGTTCCTGAGCTTCCACGTCCCCAGCGCCACCTGGGAGCGGCGCTGGCCCGGAGAG TCCCAGGTGGCCACCTTcgctcagcagcagctgatgaaATACCCCATAACCACCCAGGACCTGCAGTATTTCCTCAACACCACCTGTGTCAGCCTCCTGCAGGCTCAGAGCGCCAGGACAG GAAGAGTCAGCGGCCGATCGCGCACCCcgctggtgctggggctggtccTGGGCAGCCTCGGCCTGCTGGGCATGGCCCTGGGCATCTTCCTGTgcacaggagggagctgctAG